DNA from Ziziphus jujuba cultivar Dongzao chromosome 2, ASM3175591v1:
aaAAAACCGTACAATTATCAGTCGATTCTATAGATCAGGGGAGACaattagtagatatttcaattcagtaTTGAATGGGGTGTTGCGCTTACATTCCATTTTGTTGAGGCATCCTGAACCTGTGTCGGATAATTGCtcggatgatagatggaaaatgtttaaggtacGTATGTGGACTAGtttggttattaattttatagttagatGACTTGTAGCATTATCTGACGTTAGTAAAATTGTTTGTGtcgtagaattgtttgggagcattagatggaacttatattaaggtgaaagtacctgaaatcgataagccaagatatcgaataagaaagggtgagatagcaacaaatgtcttaggtgtatgtaacccgaatatggaatttatatttgtattaccggGTTGGGAAGGCTCCGCTTCAGATTCCAGAGTACTTCGAGATGCAATAAGTAGGCCAAATGGACTAAAAGTACCAACCGGTAAGACCAATCCTTAAATATTTCATCGAGTGGATTAACATTGCATAAACTAATAGGAGATATTTTTCTGTGttaggttgttattacttagtggatgctggttacacaaatggtgaaggatttcttgcaccatataggggaacaagatatcacctttccgaatggagagatggttgtgcacccataaatcatcaagagtatttcaacatgaagcatgcatcagctaggaatatcatagaaagatgctttggggttcttaaaatgcgatgggcaattttaagaagtccatctttCTACCCAATTACAACACAAATCAAAACCATTACTGCATGTTTTCTGATACATAATCtgattagaagagaaatgacaCTCGATACTGGAGAAGTTGAATATGATAGGATGGAAAATGTAgacattaatgaagaggaggacATTATAGGATCAATTGCTTCCTCAGATCGATGGACGAATTGGAGAGATGAGTTAGCTAATCAAATGTTTGGTGAGTGGAGAGGTCATCATGATTACTAGTTGATGgttatgtaaaaaattatgctctaactgcttatttaatattatttgttaaatcttTTGGAGAATATGTATGAAGGaaaacttatattatattaagtgcaacatttgagatttattgttattttgtttgcatcttGTTTTGATAATGTTGGAATCATGAAATGTTTACTTGAATAGCAATGGAAGCTGGAGGTAGCAGCAACGATAATAGGTGGGGTGAATCTAGGCGTACATGGAGTAGAGGTGAGGAAGAAGCTTTGCTGGTTCTTTTAGATGAAGttgtagctagtgggcaacgtTGTGACACGGGAGCATTTAAACCTGGTACACTTAATATGATTGAGCGGAAACTGGCTGAAATGTGTCCTAACTTAGGATTGCGAGcaactccacatattgaatCGAAGCtaaaaaagtggaagaagcaatacGGCATCATATACGACATGCTgaacaaaagtggatttggatggaatgacactcttaaatgtgtggagATTGACAGTGACGATGCTTGGAAAacatatgtgcaggttttgactttgttaagaaaaatacctttattaaattttgtgtttcttatcttaaatatataatgtttttactaaatgatggctttttttattttagagtaatccaAGTGCAAAAAGTTGGAGAGATAAACCTTTTCCGATATATGAGaggcttgctaatatttttgggaaagatcgggcaacaggacatggagcacaaactccaattgatttagttaatgatataaatatggagCCTGACAATGACCAATTTGATGATGTGGGTTCTCCAATGTCTATGAATCAAACACATAGTCATCTGCCTACACAATCCAAATTAAGAGGTAAGAGGAAAGCTCAATCGAAGGATGTTGACATCGTTAGCGGGTTAAACAATGTAGCAGATAAGTTTATTGATAAATTGGCTACACAGTTAGACAAGTTGGAGAAGTCTGATATCAACtatccacaatacttagctatggagcttgacagGTTAGGATTCCCTATTACtgacaatctcaaaatctctaaggcaatgagatcgGATCCATCGAACATTGAGGTTTTCAAGATTATTAAAACCGATGCGcagaagattgaatttgctcgtggatttttggataactaaattagtattgttgtggattatatatttatggatatgtATGAGAGGATGACAACTATGAACATTTGGAATTGAAACTTATGGACATATATTGTAACGTATTGAATGTTGGtttctaattatgcatgtacggataattttattattatgtgttatgttttagaatattaacatgcactttattgatttggttagttgttattttatttcataatattactataatatattgtcatttattattatatgcaggaatattgaatggcaaagagaagggtttatgttgtgtttaaaggtagacaaccagggatatataattcttggtctgaatgtcatcaacaagtgcacggatttacaaataatttatatcaagcctataatacaattgaagaagctgaaattgcatatgttgagtTTGTAGAACAAACAATGAGGAATCGTaatgaagcaaatccaatacaaaatacCACTACCGTACATACACGTGCtcaatttcacaacgagtgggGTAATAGTTTTGTATTAGGTTGTTTATTTGGCTTACTATCAATgggtttatttacttatttcttatataattagattatccttgtaaaatccaatatatatatacggatgtCATACTTGTTAAAAGTGCAACTACAtgtgacatttatttatatatctatatatctatatgtatgaattgaagatggatatttttatgctattaacaagttcttaattaaatattatgtcaattttttttatttgtatttaattgttattcatgattagtaattttattttaattggttttgaaaacaatattttaagtagtttatgggtgttaaaaaaaaattacagatgtattataaatatcattaaattatttttattattaattaattgaacatataaatatctatacaaaacatattaaatataagtaataataaaactttaattaaatataatatttaatttttttgtaaatataaatataattttaaatcttttcatatataacaaaataaatactataattataaaataatccaatccagTCCGATCATGTACCAAACATAGGCCAACTAGTCCAACATTCAGTCTagaactataccaaacacagtACTGTACTATTCGATCCTGTCTGATCCAAACCTATCATGTCCGATCCCgtccgatccggacctatcctgcgtaccaaacgccCCCTAATACACAACTCTTTTCTTGAACAACATATTACAACTACGGACGGACGAGAGATTTTACCGAAATCAAAGTTTCAATcttgaatataaaatattattaatagcttTTACTATTAGATTAAGCCTTAATGTGTCTAATTTACCAGCTTACAGTTTTGATCTCATACCTTCCAAAttataacagaaaaaaaaatataacatcgTAACAAGAGTTAAAAACTATTATTTAACCaactatgtttttattttatattaaaaaatatatttttaatttttaattaagggATACAGCCCATGTACCAAGATATTTGATAAAGAGTTTTGAcaattaattatcttatttCTTGAATATGTAGatctaactatatataaattatgtaaaCAAATACTCAAAACTTTTAAATACCTGTCCATCATCATTAAATATAtccaattaaaaatcaaaataatttgttaaaaaatatttgttagatATCTTAATACTTAAATGCatccatttaattatttattaaaatattacacatggcagatgttattgttatttatttatttttcttttttgctttgagACATAGCAGTTGTTATCTAACTATATTCGGTGTCATAATTTAT
Protein-coding regions in this window:
- the LOC132800703 gene encoding protein ALP1-like, with product MSVITPGWICEGYVKRDGTVTLEEQVCIFLHIIAHHTKNRTIISRFYRSGETISRYFNSVLNGVLRLHSILLRHPEPVSDNCSDDRWKMFKNCLGALDGTYIKVKVPEIDKPRYRIRKGEIATNVLGVCNPNMEFIFVLPGWEGSASDSRVLRDAISRPNGLKVPTGCYYLVDAGYTNGEGFLAPYRGTRYHLSEWRDGCAPINHQEYFNMKHASARNIIERCFGVLKMRWAILRSPSFYPITTQIKTITACFLIHNLIRREMTLDTGEVEYDRMENVDINEEEDIIGSIASSDRWTNWRDELANQMFGEWRGHHDY
- the LOC132800515 gene encoding uncharacterized protein LOC132800515 codes for the protein MEAGGSSNDNRWGESRRTWSRGEEEALLVLLDEVVASGQRCDTGAFKPGTLNMIERKLAEMCPNLGLRATPHIESKLKKWKKQYGIIYDMLNKSGFGWNDTLKCVEIDSDDAWKTYVQSNPSAKSWRDKPFPIYERLANIFGKDRATGHGAQTPIDLVNDINMEPDNDQFDDVGSPMSMNQTHSHLPTQSKLRGKRKAQSKDVDIVSGLNNVADKFIDKLATQLDKLEKSDINYPQYLAMELDRLGFPITDNLKISKAMRSDPSNIEVFKIIKTDAQKIEFARGFLDN